Proteins encoded together in one Riemerella anatipestifer window:
- a CDS encoding efflux RND transporter permease subunit, translating into MKLAEVSIKRPSLVIVILALLLIGGLFSYKQLNYELVPKFEVKVVTVATIYPGASPTEVENTVSKKIEDAVSALEGVKKIQTKSYESLSIVIIQFNNDVNTDFAMNDTQRKINAIRSNLPDGVKEPSLSQFSLSDLPVVSMGVTANLSENELYDLIDQKIQPEFSRISGVAKVNIVGGQEREIRINLDPSKLQGYGLSIPQVVQIITASNLDFPTGNLQTRDNSTLIRLSGKIASVEELRNLTIASMNGINIKLSDVAEVQDTQKKVEKIARINQQNILLLQVQKQTDANAVTMSELVQKKMKVIEEQYKDQGLKINLANDTSVFTLAAADSVLKDLLIAVALVAFVMLFFLHSFRNALIVMVAIPTSLIATFIGIALFGFSLNLMSLLALSLVVGILVDDAIVVIENIHRHMEMGKNKVRAAYDGAKEIGFTVTAITLVIVVVFLPIALSSGLVSDIIRQFCVTVVIATMLSLLVSFTVVPWLFSRFGKLELISKDSIFGKVIYTFEDGLTKFTHFVTDLLKWCLNNKIKTFVVTFLLFVSSIALLVMGYIGSDFFPRTDKGEFLVQIEMPKDVSIEQTNFMTQKAENYLAKNSNVATMITTVGQSSGGMGAVQSTPYKSEINVKLIDKSKRSEPSNVFAAKIKRELEPILVGAKVTTVPMGLMGAEQAPLQMTVMGTTLDEALGYAKEAEKALKSIEGATEVKLSVEEGNPEISVNVDRDKMTALSLNVATVGQTLRTAFSGNTDNKFRTGNSEYDINIILDESKRGSIDDVRNIEFTNAQGQRIKLSQFAVVDFSSGPAVLERYDRSPAVTIQAQTIGKSMGAVANEWLAKLENVKKPASVKWVWGGNMENQSEGFGYLGYALLAAILLVYMIMVVLYDDFVKPFIVLFSIPLSFIGALWALALTNQSLNIFTILGIIMLIGLVAKNAILLVDFANHRLEQGETIEDALIQANHARLRPILMTTIAMVFGMLPIAMASGAAAEMNNGLAIVIIGGLLSSLFLTLVIVPVVYLIVVKLERKLAKEDKKDYDALMKADYEHLHPEDEIEF; encoded by the coding sequence ATGAAATTAGCAGAAGTATCCATAAAAAGACCCAGTTTAGTTATTGTAATCTTGGCACTACTTCTCATAGGAGGATTGTTTAGTTATAAACAACTTAATTATGAGCTAGTACCCAAGTTTGAAGTAAAGGTAGTTACTGTGGCTACCATATATCCAGGGGCATCTCCTACCGAGGTAGAGAATACAGTGTCCAAAAAAATAGAAGATGCCGTTTCTGCACTAGAAGGGGTAAAGAAAATACAAACTAAATCTTACGAAAGTCTTTCCATTGTTATCATTCAGTTTAATAATGATGTTAATACAGACTTCGCAATGAATGATACTCAAAGGAAAATCAATGCCATTAGGTCAAACCTTCCTGACGGGGTTAAAGAGCCTTCGTTATCACAATTTTCACTTTCAGACTTACCTGTTGTAAGTATGGGGGTTACCGCCAACTTATCTGAAAATGAACTTTATGATTTGATAGACCAAAAAATTCAACCAGAATTTTCTAGAATCTCAGGTGTTGCTAAGGTAAATATTGTGGGAGGACAAGAGCGAGAAATTCGTATCAATTTAGACCCTAGTAAATTACAAGGTTATGGGCTTAGCATTCCGCAGGTGGTTCAGATAATTACAGCATCTAACCTAGATTTCCCAACAGGAAATTTGCAGACCAGAGATAACTCTACACTTATCCGTCTTTCAGGGAAGATAGCTTCGGTAGAAGAACTTAGAAACCTTACCATTGCTTCTATGAATGGTATTAACATTAAACTTTCTGATGTTGCCGAAGTACAAGATACTCAGAAAAAGGTAGAAAAAATTGCTCGTATCAATCAACAGAACATCTTGTTACTTCAAGTTCAGAAACAAACTGATGCCAACGCCGTTACAATGAGTGAGTTGGTTCAGAAGAAAATGAAAGTTATAGAAGAGCAATATAAAGACCAAGGGCTTAAAATCAATTTGGCTAATGATACTTCGGTATTCACACTTGCGGCGGCGGATTCGGTGCTGAAGGATTTACTTATTGCGGTGGCGTTGGTGGCGTTTGTGATGTTGTTTTTCTTGCATAGTTTTAGGAATGCTCTTATCGTAATGGTGGCTATTCCTACCTCTCTTATTGCAACATTTATAGGGATAGCGTTGTTTGGGTTCTCGCTCAATTTGATGAGTTTACTCGCGTTATCTTTGGTAGTAGGAATATTGGTAGACGATGCCATTGTGGTAATAGAGAATATCCACCGTCATATGGAGATGGGTAAGAATAAAGTTCGTGCGGCGTATGATGGAGCTAAAGAAATAGGCTTTACCGTTACTGCTATTACTTTGGTAATTGTGGTGGTATTTTTACCTATAGCTTTAAGTAGCGGTTTGGTATCTGATATTATCAGACAGTTTTGTGTAACGGTAGTTATAGCTACAATGTTGTCTTTATTAGTGTCGTTCACCGTAGTACCTTGGTTGTTCTCTCGTTTTGGTAAACTCGAGCTGATTAGCAAGGACTCTATCTTTGGTAAAGTAATTTACACTTTTGAAGATGGTTTAACTAAGTTCACTCATTTCGTAACGGATTTACTTAAATGGTGTCTTAATAATAAGATTAAAACCTTTGTTGTAACCTTCTTACTTTTTGTAAGTTCTATTGCACTGCTTGTAATGGGCTACATTGGGTCAGACTTTTTCCCTAGAACAGATAAAGGAGAGTTTTTGGTTCAAATAGAAATGCCAAAAGATGTTTCTATAGAGCAAACCAACTTTATGACTCAAAAGGCAGAAAACTATCTTGCTAAAAATTCTAATGTAGCTACAATGATTACCACAGTGGGGCAGTCTAGTGGTGGTATGGGAGCAGTACAGTCTACGCCGTATAAGTCAGAAATTAATGTTAAACTTATAGATAAATCTAAAAGAAGTGAGCCAAGTAATGTTTTTGCTGCAAAAATAAAACGAGAGCTGGAGCCTATTTTGGTTGGTGCAAAAGTAACTACCGTACCTATGGGACTTATGGGGGCAGAACAAGCACCATTACAGATGACAGTAATGGGGACTACATTAGATGAAGCTTTAGGCTATGCTAAAGAAGCAGAAAAAGCATTGAAATCTATAGAAGGTGCCACGGAAGTGAAACTGAGTGTAGAAGAAGGTAACCCAGAGATTTCGGTAAATGTAGACAGAGATAAAATGACGGCTCTAAGTCTTAATGTAGCAACCGTAGGGCAGACATTGAGAACGGCTTTTAGTGGAAATACCGATAATAAATTCCGTACAGGAAATAGTGAATACGACATCAATATCATCTTAGACGAATCTAAAAGAGGTAGTATAGATGATGTGAGAAATATTGAGTTTACCAATGCTCAAGGGCAGAGGATAAAATTATCACAATTTGCTGTGGTTGACTTCTCTTCTGGTCCTGCCGTTTTGGAGAGATACGACCGTTCACCAGCTGTTACTATACAAGCCCAAACCATAGGTAAAAGTATGGGAGCTGTGGCTAACGAATGGCTTGCCAAGTTAGAAAATGTAAAGAAACCTGCCAGCGTAAAATGGGTATGGGGTGGTAATATGGAAAACCAAAGTGAAGGTTTTGGCTATCTAGGGTATGCATTACTAGCGGCAATATTATTAGTATATATGATTATGGTAGTGCTTTATGACGATTTTGTAAAACCATTTATTGTACTATTTTCCATTCCTCTTTCTTTTATTGGAGCGTTGTGGGCATTGGCTCTTACCAATCAGAGTTTAAATATCTTTACCATTTTAGGGATTATTATGTTGATTGGTTTGGTGGCGAAGAATGCCATTCTCTTGGTAGATTTTGCTAACCATAGATTAGAGCAAGGTGAAACCATAGAAGATGCTTTAATACAAGCCAACCACGCTAGACTTCGTCCTATTTTGATGACTACGATAGCGATGGTGTTTGGTATGCTTCCTATCGCGATGGCTTCGGGAGCAGCAGCAGAGATGAATAACGGTTTGGCTATTGTAATTATCGGAGGGTTATTATCATCATTATTCCTTACATTAGTAATTGTTCCAGTGGTATACTTAATTGTAGTAAAACTGGAAAGAAAACTGGCTAAGGAAGACAAAAAAGATTACGACGCTCTAATGAAAGCGGATTATGAACACCTTCATCCAGAAGATGAAATAGAGTTTTAG
- a CDS encoding TetR/AcrR family transcriptional regulator, giving the protein MKKVSELFVQNGAKSLTMDDIAKAFSISKKTLYQNYKNKEVLLEEVLDFLLKQLLEQLKAEEEKSLNPIEKMLLREPKIEQISENNRTVFVRQLIKYYPEIYNMHIVNVYKGIYEIFKHNVIKGREQGLYEKDFDIETYAKYFLELMFAFDSSPLFEEEQKIGRSNYCQGVVRFYLNAIVTPKGKEFLNQLTYNNEK; this is encoded by the coding sequence TTGAAAAAAGTCTCAGAGCTTTTTGTTCAGAACGGAGCTAAGTCCCTCACTATGGACGATATAGCTAAGGCATTTTCTATATCTAAAAAAACACTATACCAAAACTATAAGAACAAGGAAGTGTTGCTAGAAGAGGTGTTAGATTTTCTGTTGAAACAGCTTTTGGAACAACTTAAAGCAGAGGAGGAGAAAAGTCTAAACCCAATAGAAAAAATGCTTCTGAGAGAGCCTAAGATAGAACAGATTTCTGAGAATAACAGGACTGTTTTCGTAAGGCAGCTCATCAAATATTACCCAGAAATCTACAATATGCACATTGTGAATGTCTATAAAGGTATTTACGAGATATTTAAGCATAATGTTATTAAAGGTAGAGAACAAGGGCTTTATGAAAAAGACTTTGATATAGAAACCTATGCTAAGTATTTTTTAGAGCTGATGTTTGCCTTTGATAGCTCACCTCTTTTCGAAGAGGAACAGAAGATAGGTAGGAGTAACTATTGTCAAGGGGTGGTTAGGTTTTATCTCAATGCTATAGTAACTCCCAAAGGAAAAGAATTTTTAAATCAACTAACATATAACAATGAAAAATAG
- a CDS encoding TolC family protein: MKNSIKIISLVALFFQGAFSAQESRMLSLSEAINHAMEHKADAEKARLNIKRGDAEIAEVKANAFPKIIINNNTTYNPLLQEVIMPNFVNPTQTMRLTLGQRWQSTHMAQLQQVLFNQTVFTGLKAAKSTKEFYLINAQLTEEQIIEKVANAYYQVYQTEQMLQNLQDNLKIVEQTVKIIKGLYDAGLAKKIDYDRALVSSNNVKANQQQLINAVQLSKNALKFMVGMPMEQEIELPEQSFEPSVLISENSNSDFSERTELKVLKKQLELLNWKKKASESEYYPTATLIANYGWLGQGAKMPWWHGEKDKVYWSDIASIGLNISIPVFNGFSTKSKIEKDKIDIEKAQADLREIQLGLDLAYKNAKTQLENSSITIKNQENNVRLAEEVMANTRANYQYGLATLNDILGAERDLADAKNNLTKSKLDYKLAEIELLKSQGKLRTLTEK, from the coding sequence ATGAAAAATAGCATTAAAATTATAAGTCTTGTGGCTTTATTTTTTCAGGGTGCCTTTTCAGCTCAGGAGTCAAGAATGTTGTCTCTGTCTGAAGCTATAAATCACGCCATGGAGCATAAAGCAGATGCCGAAAAGGCTAGACTAAACATAAAAAGAGGTGATGCCGAAATAGCGGAGGTTAAAGCCAATGCTTTTCCAAAGATAATTATCAATAATAATACTACCTATAACCCTTTGTTACAGGAAGTTATTATGCCTAATTTTGTAAACCCTACTCAAACTATGAGACTTACACTAGGGCAAAGATGGCAGTCTACTCATATGGCTCAACTTCAGCAGGTACTTTTTAACCAAACGGTTTTTACGGGGTTAAAAGCGGCTAAATCTACTAAGGAGTTTTATCTCATCAATGCACAACTTACGGAAGAGCAGATTATAGAAAAGGTGGCTAATGCCTATTATCAAGTTTATCAGACAGAGCAAATGTTACAAAATCTGCAAGATAATCTAAAGATAGTAGAGCAAACAGTTAAGATTATTAAAGGGTTATATGATGCTGGTTTAGCAAAGAAAATAGACTATGACCGAGCTCTAGTTTCGTCTAATAATGTAAAGGCAAATCAGCAACAGCTTATCAATGCCGTACAGCTGAGTAAAAATGCACTCAAGTTTATGGTAGGAATGCCTATGGAACAAGAGATAGAACTTCCAGAGCAGAGCTTTGAGCCGTCTGTACTTATTTCGGAAAATTCTAATTCAGATTTTTCTGAAAGAACAGAACTTAAAGTGTTGAAGAAACAGCTAGAACTACTTAATTGGAAGAAAAAAGCTTCGGAATCCGAATATTATCCAACAGCAACTCTAATTGCTAACTATGGATGGCTAGGTCAAGGAGCTAAAATGCCTTGGTGGCATGGGGAAAAAGATAAGGTCTATTGGTCAGATATAGCCTCAATAGGTCTCAATATTAGTATTCCTGTTTTTAATGGATTTTCTACTAAATCAAAAATAGAAAAAGACAAAATAGATATAGAAAAGGCACAAGCTGACCTAAGGGAAATTCAGTTAGGGTTAGATTTGGCTTATAAGAACGCAAAAACTCAATTAGAAAATAGCAGTATCACCATTAAAAACCAAGAGAATAATGTAAGGCTAGCAGAAGAGGTTATGGCGAATACAAGAGCTAATTATCAGTATGGTTTGGCTACGCTTAATGATATTTTGGGAGCAGAAAGAGATTTAGCTGATGCGAAAAATAACCTCACAAAATCTAAACTAGATTATAAATTGGCAGAAATAGAACTTCTAAAATCACAAGGTAAACTAAGAACTTTAACAGAAAAATAA
- the lysA gene encoding diaminopimelate decarboxylase, translating to MITNQNLLSVAEEFGTPVYVYDAESIKQQYEKLTSSFSEKTRFFYAAKALTNINILKYVEKLGASLDCVSINEVKLGLKAGFSKDRILFTPNSVDISEVEEAVELGVHINIDNISILEQFGTKFGGSYPIFVRVNPHIFAGGNYKISTGHIDSKFGISIHQMRHIERVAKTTGLNVEGLHMHTGSEIKDPDVFLQGLEIMFELAEHFPNLKYIDMGSGFKIPYQEGDMETDVKSLGKKVEKALAKFNEEQGKELQLWFEPGKFLVGKSGHFLVKSNVIKQTTATVFVGVNSGFNHLIRPMFYDSYHKIENLSNPNGPERIYTVVGNICETDTFAWDRKINEVREGDILVFRNAGAYGFEMSSNFNSRLKPAEVFWLDGKAHLIRKRDEFEDLLRNQIEVI from the coding sequence ATGATAACTAATCAGAATTTGCTGAGTGTAGCAGAAGAATTCGGTACACCTGTGTATGTATATGATGCAGAGTCTATTAAGCAACAATATGAAAAATTAACTTCCTCATTTTCGGAGAAAACGAGATTTTTCTATGCAGCTAAGGCACTTACAAATATCAATATACTTAAATATGTAGAAAAGCTAGGCGCTTCTTTAGATTGTGTGTCTATTAACGAAGTTAAACTAGGCTTGAAGGCAGGTTTTTCTAAAGATAGGATTTTGTTTACACCTAACTCTGTAGATATATCGGAGGTAGAAGAGGCGGTAGAATTAGGCGTACACATCAATATTGATAATATTTCTATCCTAGAGCAGTTTGGGACTAAATTTGGCGGCTCTTACCCTATTTTTGTAAGGGTAAATCCGCATATTTTTGCAGGAGGGAATTATAAAATTTCTACAGGGCATATAGATTCCAAATTTGGAATTTCTATTCACCAGATGCGTCATATTGAGAGAGTCGCTAAGACCACAGGACTTAACGTGGAGGGGCTCCATATGCATACAGGAAGCGAGATTAAAGACCCTGATGTATTCTTACAAGGTCTAGAAATTATGTTTGAGTTGGCGGAGCATTTCCCTAATCTTAAGTATATAGATATGGGAAGTGGCTTTAAAATTCCTTATCAAGAGGGAGATATGGAGACTGATGTTAAAAGCCTTGGTAAAAAAGTAGAAAAGGCTTTAGCTAAGTTTAACGAAGAGCAAGGTAAAGAACTTCAACTTTGGTTTGAACCAGGTAAATTTTTAGTAGGAAAAAGTGGACATTTTTTAGTGAAATCTAATGTCATTAAGCAAACTACAGCAACGGTGTTTGTCGGTGTTAATTCTGGGTTTAACCATTTAATTCGCCCAATGTTCTATGATTCTTATCATAAAATAGAAAACTTATCTAACCCTAACGGACCAGAAAGAATCTATACTGTAGTAGGAAATATTTGTGAAACAGATACATTTGCTTGGGATAGAAAAATAAATGAAGTGAGAGAAGGTGATATTTTAGTATTCAGAAATGCAGGAGCTTATGGTTTTGAGATGAGTTCTAATTTTAATTCTAGACTTAAGCCTGCAGAGGTATTTTGGTTAGATGGTAAGGCTCACTTGATAAGAAAAAGAGATGAGTTTGAAGACTTATTAAGAAATCAAATAGAGGTGATTTAA
- a CDS encoding efflux RND transporter periplasmic adaptor subunit encodes MNKKTLLSIIAVVGVAVGFFFILQKNKANNQEQVNIVAEKNNEIAVKAEAVKREEIGGAFSVNGTFLPKTQANISAEMGGQLVALYVKEGSYVRAGQVIAKLKGDKINVNVSNAQANLDQAISALNRFEAAYKTGGVTALQLDQARLQVKNARAQVQSAQLMSGDTNVVSKVSGIVNQKMVELGSVVGAGTPIVQVVDISSLKLKVEVDESQVTQLAVGNTVKVKPSVVDAEIDGQVSFIAPASNGALKFPVEITINNASNLLKAGMYGTATFDRTGAKEILSIPRNAFVGGVSDNLVFVVKNGVAHLTKIQSGANYGDKVEVTGGLNAGDMVVTSGQINLADGTKVKVLK; translated from the coding sequence ATGAATAAAAAAACATTATTATCTATTATAGCGGTAGTAGGCGTAGCTGTAGGCTTTTTCTTTATTCTTCAAAAAAATAAAGCTAATAACCAAGAGCAGGTAAATATTGTAGCAGAAAAAAATAACGAAATAGCGGTAAAAGCAGAAGCTGTAAAAAGAGAGGAAATTGGAGGTGCTTTTAGTGTTAATGGTACTTTTTTACCAAAAACACAGGCAAATATTTCTGCAGAAATGGGTGGACAATTGGTAGCTCTCTATGTAAAGGAGGGTAGTTATGTAAGAGCAGGGCAAGTAATAGCTAAGCTCAAAGGAGATAAAATTAATGTAAATGTAAGCAATGCTCAAGCTAATTTAGACCAAGCTATTTCGGCACTTAACCGTTTTGAAGCTGCTTATAAAACAGGTGGAGTAACAGCATTACAACTAGACCAAGCGAGATTGCAGGTGAAAAATGCTAGAGCACAGGTGCAGTCGGCACAGCTTATGTCTGGTGATACTAATGTAGTGTCCAAAGTAAGTGGTATCGTTAATCAAAAAATGGTAGAGCTAGGTAGTGTTGTGGGAGCAGGTACACCTATTGTACAGGTGGTAGATATTTCATCACTTAAACTAAAAGTAGAGGTAGATGAATCTCAAGTAACACAATTAGCAGTTGGTAATACGGTAAAAGTAAAGCCTAGCGTGGTAGATGCTGAGATAGATGGGCAAGTATCTTTTATTGCACCTGCATCTAATGGAGCTCTTAAATTCCCTGTAGAGATTACAATCAATAATGCCTCTAATCTGCTTAAAGCAGGAATGTATGGAACAGCAACATTTGACAGAACCGGAGCGAAGGAAATTTTGAGTATTCCTAGAAATGCTTTTGTGGGAGGAGTGAGTGATAATTTAGTCTTTGTGGTGAAAAACGGTGTAGCTCATCTTACTAAAATCCAAAGTGGTGCTAACTATGGTGATAAAGTAGAGGTTACAGGAGGGCTTAATGCAGGAGATATGGTAGTAACCAGTGGGCAAATCAACTTAGCAGATGGAACCAAAGTTAAAGTATTAAAATAA
- a CDS encoding DUF4835 family protein has product MKKIIAFFGILFGALAFGQELQANVQINFAQVGGSNTQVFKTLEKNLREFINNTSWTGKKLQNFEKIKCNFAIIISERTGNNSFRGSLVVQSTRPVFNTQYESPLLNINDTNFSFEYAENENLIFNERQFSGKNLIDVVSFYVYLIFGYDADSFQNKGGEPWFEKSQKIAQNSQNQNYKGWSQMEGQRTRGALIDNILKSDFSAFRQVFYQYHRQGLDNMYNLNANSNSKKAVADALLNLRTYENGFQMNYPFNIFIDTKKDEIYNIFNSGNNASVNMTELKSLMSVFAPKDIDGKWDKWK; this is encoded by the coding sequence ATGAAAAAAATAATCGCTTTTTTTGGAATTCTTTTTGGAGCTTTGGCTTTTGGGCAAGAGCTTCAAGCTAATGTGCAGATAAATTTTGCACAGGTAGGAGGGAGCAATACACAAGTATTTAAAACGCTAGAAAAAAACTTAAGAGAGTTTATAAACAATACCAGCTGGACAGGAAAAAAACTTCAAAATTTTGAAAAAATAAAATGCAACTTTGCCATTATTATCTCAGAAAGAACGGGTAATAATTCGTTTAGAGGTAGCTTGGTGGTGCAATCTACGCGTCCTGTGTTTAATACACAATATGAAAGTCCTCTTCTCAATATTAACGACACTAACTTTAGTTTTGAATATGCCGAAAATGAGAATTTAATTTTTAATGAAAGACAATTTTCAGGCAAAAATCTAATAGATGTGGTAAGTTTCTATGTTTACCTTATTTTTGGTTATGATGCAGATTCTTTCCAGAATAAAGGTGGCGAACCTTGGTTTGAAAAATCACAAAAAATTGCTCAAAACTCCCAAAATCAAAATTATAAAGGGTGGTCGCAGATGGAAGGGCAAAGGACACGAGGGGCATTGATAGATAATATCCTAAAATCAGATTTTTCTGCTTTTAGACAGGTTTTTTATCAATATCATCGTCAAGGCTTAGATAATATGTACAACCTAAATGCCAATAGTAATTCTAAAAAGGCTGTGGCTGATGCTTTGTTAAATCTTAGAACTTACGAAAATGGGTTTCAAATGAATTATCCTTTCAATATTTTTATTGATACAAAAAAGGACGAAATCTATAATATTTTCAATAGTGGTAACAATGCTTCCGTAAATATGACAGAGCTTAAGAGTCTTATGTCTGTATTTGCTCCCAAAGATATAGATGGTAAGTGGGACAAATGGAAGTAA
- a CDS encoding energy transducer TonB: protein MKKLVLLLFYLISTAAFGQDIEDMQEGYNFFGGTNTHILVKISKPIFVADNKCFSNYEHARFEGGDALFSKDLAKYLVAYLDKDTYYAKGLFSINLEIDEKGRVGKTEVLPRLKNDDYFQTDVRYAIKRVKKAWKPATCNGLPVKSNIKIKTLFSPESYDTYGL, encoded by the coding sequence ATGAAAAAGTTAGTTCTATTATTATTTTATTTGATTTCAACTGCTGCATTTGGGCAGGATATAGAGGATATGCAAGAGGGTTATAATTTCTTTGGAGGAACTAATACTCACATTCTTGTTAAAATAAGTAAGCCGATATTTGTAGCTGATAATAAATGTTTTTCAAACTATGAGCATGCTAGATTTGAAGGAGGAGATGCACTTTTTTCTAAAGACTTAGCAAAATATTTAGTGGCTTATTTGGATAAAGATACCTATTATGCCAAAGGGTTATTCTCTATCAATTTGGAAATAGATGAAAAAGGAAGAGTTGGTAAAACAGAAGTGCTTCCGAGATTAAAGAATGATGATTATTTTCAAACAGATGTAAGATATGCAATAAAGCGTGTTAAGAAAGCTTGGAAACCAGCAACCTGTAACGGACTTCCTGTTAAGTCTAATATAAAAATTAAGACTTTATTCAGTCCAGAATCTTACGATACTTACGGATTATAG
- a CDS encoding alkaline phosphatase D family protein, with the protein MTLLKKLLSISIFSGLLIANAQEKFTIGIASCSKQDKDLSLLDKVVEKKPNLFIWMGDNIYGDTYDMKVLEAKYQKLTNNPHFKNLKKNVPMLSTWDDHDYGWNDAGKEYPHKEASKALFLKYWEVNNKFRQTNPNGIYGVEYFTFKNKKIQIIILDTRFNRDALCKFESTMPFGKNDYVPCRDTSKSFLGEAQWNWLEEILKTPADLRILVSSIQFSHEYNGWESWTNLPSQQQKMMDLIKKTKAENLFVISGDVHWGELSKYSLPNQYPIYDLTSSGLTEKWPSLEPNKFRIGEAVVEPNYGIIEYDGENQITFKLYDHKDILKLNYQLDLEILKFK; encoded by the coding sequence TAAAAAAATTACTTTCAATATCTATATTTTCTGGACTACTCATTGCTAATGCTCAAGAGAAATTTACCATAGGAATAGCCTCTTGTTCTAAACAAGATAAAGACTTATCACTATTAGATAAAGTGGTTGAAAAGAAACCCAACTTATTTATATGGATGGGAGATAACATCTATGGAGACACCTACGATATGAAGGTTCTAGAAGCTAAGTATCAAAAATTAACCAACAATCCTCATTTTAAAAACCTAAAGAAAAATGTTCCGATGCTATCTACTTGGGACGACCACGACTATGGCTGGAATGATGCGGGGAAAGAATACCCTCACAAAGAAGCTTCTAAAGCCTTGTTTTTAAAATATTGGGAGGTTAATAATAAATTCAGACAGACCAACCCTAACGGTATTTATGGAGTAGAATATTTCACTTTTAAAAACAAAAAAATTCAAATCATTATTTTAGACACTAGATTTAATCGTGATGCTCTTTGTAAATTTGAAAGTACAATGCCTTTCGGAAAGAACGACTATGTTCCGTGCCGAGATACTTCTAAAAGTTTTCTAGGAGAAGCTCAATGGAACTGGCTAGAGGAAATTCTAAAAACTCCTGCAGATTTAAGGATTTTGGTTTCTAGTATCCAGTTCTCACACGAATACAATGGTTGGGAATCTTGGACAAACCTTCCTAGCCAACAACAAAAAATGATGGATTTAATTAAAAAAACTAAAGCCGAAAATCTTTTTGTAATATCTGGAGATGTACATTGGGGAGAGTTATCAAAGTACAGCCTACCCAACCAATATCCTATCTATGATTTAACGTCTAGTGGATTAACCGAAAAATGGCCGTCCCTAGAGCCTAATAAATTTAGAATAGGAGAAGCTGTTGTAGAACCCAACTACGGAATAATAGAGTACGATGGAGAGAACCAAATCACATTTAAACTCTATGACCACAAAGATATTCTAAAGCTAAATTATCAACTAGATTTAGAGATTTTAAAATTTAAATAA
- the ctlX gene encoding citrulline utilization hydrolase CtlX — translation MQTTNTVLMIEPVAFGYNAQTAENNYFQVNSENADTQSKALQEFKNFVEKLRSKGITVISIQDTLEPHTPDSIFPNNWVSFGADGRVILYPMYAPNRRDERRMDILENLKTQGFKINEVVDLTSSEKDNVFLEGTGSIIFDHDNKLAYGSVSLRLDEKLFREFCEKFGYTPVVFHSYQTAGTERLPIYHTNVMMCVADRFVVICLDCIDDLEERQNVVDTIKKSGKEIIEISEEQMQNFAGNMLQVHNDEGKKFLVMSQSAYQSLSPSQIESIEKYSEIIYSDLSTIETNGGGSARCMLAEVFLPK, via the coding sequence ATGCAAACCACTAATACTGTTTTAATGATAGAGCCTGTGGCATTTGGCTATAATGCACAGACCGCTGAGAATAATTATTTCCAAGTTAATTCCGAAAATGCAGATACTCAATCTAAAGCCTTACAAGAGTTTAAAAATTTTGTGGAGAAACTTCGTTCTAAAGGCATTACTGTTATAAGCATACAAGACACTTTAGAACCACACACACCCGACTCTATTTTCCCAAACAACTGGGTGAGTTTTGGTGCTGACGGAAGAGTTATCCTCTACCCTATGTACGCTCCTAATAGAAGAGACGAACGCCGTATGGATATTTTAGAAAATCTTAAAACCCAAGGATTCAAAATAAATGAAGTTGTAGATTTAACCTCTTCTGAAAAAGACAATGTTTTTCTAGAAGGTACAGGCAGTATTATTTTTGACCATGATAATAAATTGGCTTATGGCTCAGTTTCGTTAAGGTTAGACGAAAAGCTTTTCCGTGAGTTTTGTGAGAAGTTTGGTTATACACCTGTGGTTTTCCACTCTTACCAAACAGCTGGTACAGAAAGATTGCCTATCTACCATACCAATGTGATGATGTGCGTTGCAGACCGCTTTGTGGTCATCTGCCTAGATTGTATTGACGACCTTGAGGAACGCCAAAATGTGGTAGATACAATTAAAAAATCAGGAAAAGAAATTATAGAAATATCCGAAGAGCAAATGCAAAATTTTGCTGGAAACATGCTTCAGGTACACAATGATGAAGGAAAGAAATTTTTGGTAATGAGCCAAAGTGCCTACCAATCTCTTTCTCCTAGCCAAATAGAAAGTATAGAAAAATACTCAGAAATTATTTACTCTGACCTTAGCACTATAGAAACCAACGGCGGCGGTAGTGCAAGATGTATGCTTGCAGAAGTTTTCTTACCCAAATAA